In Tsukamurella tyrosinosolvens, the genomic window GCGGATTCGTCGGTTCTCATCGTGGACGTCACACCCCCTCTATGTCGCCGGGGCGACCGACCGTCTCACCCGGATCCGACGGTGCTGGTCAGAAGGCCAGGTGGATGCCCTCGCCGTCGACGGTGACCGTCACCGCGGTCAGGTCGTCGACGTGCACGTCGGGGGAGAACCGCGCCGCCTGCGGGCCCACCCCGACCACGCGCATCCCGGCCGCCTTCCCCGCGGCGATGCCGGCCTCGGAGTCCTCGAAGACGATGCAGTCGGCGGGAGCTATGCCGAGCAGTTCCGCGCCGCGGAGGAAGCCCTCGGGGTCGGGCTTGCTGGCGCGCACGTCCTCCGCGGTCACCCGCACCGCCGGCAGCGGAAGGTCCGCGGCGCCCATACGCGCCGTCGACAGCGCCACGTCGGCGGAGGTCACCAGGGCGTGCGGGGCGCCGTCGAGCGCGGCGAGGAAGGCGGGCGCGCCCGCGACGGGCACGATGCCCTCGGTGTCGGCGGTCTCCTGCGCGAGCAGCTCGCGGTTCTCCACGAGGTTGACCTCGACGGGACGGTCGGGCAGCAGCTCCGCCATCGTCGCGTGCCCCTGCCGCCCGTGCGCGACGGCCAGCACCGCGGCCGGATCGAGGCCCTTCTCCCGCGCCCACCGGCTCCAGCACCGTTCCACGACGGCGTGCGAATCGACCAGCGT contains:
- a CDS encoding HAD-IA family hydrolase codes for the protein MLTGRALLLDMDGTLVDSHAVVERCWSRWAREKGLDPAAVLAVAHGRQGHATMAELLPDRPVEVNLVENRELLAQETADTEGIVPVAGAPAFLAALDGAPHALVTSADVALSTARMGAADLPLPAVRVTAEDVRASKPDPEGFLRGAELLGIAPADCIVFEDSEAGIAAGKAAGMRVVGVGPQAARFSPDVHVDDLTAVTVTVDGEGIHLAF